From the Mycoplasmatota bacterium genome, one window contains:
- the gcvPA gene encoding aminomethyl-transferring glycine dehydrogenase subunit GcvPA, with amino-acid sequence MNHKYIPHTDSDIKEMLEKVKVSSIDGLFKEVPEEVKINKDYHLSAGLSEIEVENKLNDLSNMNNKDLVCFIGAGSYDHYIPSIIKHITSRSEFYTAYTPYQPEVSQGTLQYIFEFQTMMTDLTNMEVCNASMYDGATSCAESIMMAVSKTRRKKVLVSKALHPYTIETIKTYGHFNGYEIIMLENEAGLLDEKDLENKLNKEIACVVVSNPNFYGLIENPSNYVEKIHDNKSLLIMYVNPLSLGLLKTPGEIGADIVCGEAQPLGIALCYGGPYIGYICTTKKYIRNIPGRIVGQTTDEDGKRAFVLTLQAREQHIRRQRASSNICSNQSLNALAATVYMSVMGKQGLVDVCEQNVQKAHYAYEQITSLKTFEKVFDTPFFNEFLVKSTIDYKIIKEALLKENMIAGIHLGEFDSQYNNHIVFCVTEKRTKAEIDQLVQVLGGLK; translated from the coding sequence ATGAACCATAAATATATTCCACATACAGATAGTGATATTAAAGAAATGCTTGAAAAAGTTAAAGTGTCAAGTATCGATGGTCTATTTAAAGAGGTTCCAGAAGAAGTTAAAATAAATAAAGATTATCATCTTAGCGCTGGTTTAAGCGAAATTGAAGTAGAAAATAAATTAAATGACTTAAGTAATATGAATAATAAAGATTTAGTTTGTTTTATCGGAGCAGGGAGTTATGATCACTATATTCCTTCGATAATTAAACACATTACAAGTCGTTCCGAATTTTATACAGCGTACACACCTTATCAACCTGAAGTTTCACAGGGGACATTACAGTATATCTTTGAGTTTCAAACGATGATGACTGACTTAACCAATATGGAAGTATGTAATGCATCAATGTATGATGGGGCAACTAGTTGTGCTGAATCTATTATGATGGCAGTAAGTAAAACAAGAAGAAAGAAAGTTTTAGTTTCTAAAGCATTACATCCATATACAATTGAGACTATTAAGACTTATGGTCATTTTAATGGTTATGAAATAATTATGTTAGAAAACGAAGCTGGTTTATTAGATGAAAAAGATTTAGAGAATAAATTAAATAAAGAAATTGCATGTGTTGTTGTAAGTAATCCCAATTTTTATGGCTTAATAGAAAATCCCTCAAATTATGTAGAGAAAATCCATGATAATAAAAGTTTACTAATTATGTATGTCAATCCATTAAGTTTAGGACTATTAAAAACACCTGGTGAAATAGGTGCTGATATTGTTTGTGGTGAAGCACAACCTTTAGGAATTGCTTTATGTTATGGAGGACCTTATATTGGATATATTTGTACGACAAAAAAATATATACGAAATATACCAGGACGTATTGTAGGGCAAACAACTGACGAAGATGGTAAACGTGCATTTGTTTTAACCTTACAAGCACGCGAACAACATATCAGACGTCAAAGAGCAAGTTCTAATATTTGTTCAAATCAATCGTTGAATGCCTTAGCAGCAACGGTTTATATGTCAGTGATGGGTAAACAAGGTTTGGTTGATGTTTGCGAACAAAATGTACAAAAAGCTCATTATGCTTATGAACAAATTACATCATTAAAAACATTTGAAAAAGTATTTGATACACCATTCTTTAATGAATTTCTGGTTAAATCAACAATTGATTATAAAATTATTAAAGAAGCTTTATTAAAAGAAAATATGATTGCTGGGATTCATTTAGGTGAATTCGATAGTCAATATAATAATCATATTGTATTCTGTGTGAC